DNA from Tripterygium wilfordii isolate XIE 37 chromosome 4, ASM1340144v1, whole genome shotgun sequence:
GAAAatgtaatttgaaagaaaatCAGATGCCAGTCTCTGGATGACAACAAACGGTTCTCAtagaattatatttttaaatatctAGAGCAAAACTCATCAAATTTGACCTTGTATAGAGATTAAATGAAGGACTTTAAGACAATTCTGTTGTAAATAAACTCTCCAGCCCCCAATATTAGTAAATAAAATTCCTAAAAGATATTAACAGCAAAAAGTAATAATTGATTATAAGTCTTTTCTAGTAACTAAATGTATTTTCCATAACACATGAAAAGGAAATAGTACTTTATCAAAAATATACCTAATCTACAATAAGAAACATGATTAAAGACCTTCACAAGTGGGAAAACAAACCTGTATCTCTTTTGGAAAGGTAGCACTGAACAACATTGTTTGTCTGACACCTTGCGGAGGCATGTCAGAATGTTGCACAATTTTTCTAATTTGAGGCTCAAAACCCATATCCAACATTCGATCTGCCTCATCCAGAGCTAGATACCTGATCATTTGTAAAGAAACTCTAGCCCTCTCCAACAAATCCACCAATCTTCCAGGAGTTGCAACTAGGATATCAACACCTCTCTCCAGGTCTCGCAGCTGCCCATATATTAAAAAATCACTGGTAGTAGACAAATAAATCTAGAATTACAGTGACATGCTGCTAAATGAAAATTAATAGGTAGGATCATTCAAGCATACAATTGAAATAGGCACTTAAAGTTAGAAATAGGATGAAGAGAAATCCAGCCACAGAAGTGTCgcataaaaacaaaagatatgGAGCTTTATTAATTGCTGTAATTGCAAAGTGTCTCATGACTGATCCATAACCATTACCTCCAAATCTAGATTAATAAAAAGGTTCTAAATAAACCAATTGGAATATCGAGATGCCAAACATTAAGAAGCATTCAATTAAACACTATATTTCATACCGGGATGTCAAACATTAAGAGGACGGAAATAATGTTTCCAGAAAAAAGTCACTGAGAGCTGTATTAGGCTGTCAATAAGCAAGTATAACAAGCATCAATAATACTCTTACACAGCATAATCATCACCATCAAATCCTTTACCCCAAACATGTAAATAACAGCTTGTCACTAGAACAGCTAAGACAACATCAACCTCAACAATTTGACCTAGTTGATGCAGTGACTGAAAAACAGTATTCCACTCCAAAATGAGGTCATAATGCTTTTCTCACAATGCAAAGACCAAGTTACTAAGTATACAAACCTTATATCTTGAATTGACAACATAAGATGCAAAACTATAATCAATTCATGACGAAACATATCATAATCGTGAAATCAAGTAAATTAGTTGAAAGATTAAGTCTAGAACAAACCTGCTGATTAATAGGAGCTCCTCCATAAGCAACAACCACCCTGACCCCAGTTTGGTATGAGAACTTCTTAGCTTCCTCATGTATCTGCAAGCCACAGAGCAATATACTAAATTCATGATCATAGAAGTTGCATAAAATAGAATGTATCATACAATAAACAACAAATGAACCAACTTGGCAAGAAAGCTCCCGAGTTGGAGAAAGAATGAGAGCAAGCGGGAATGCTGTGCGCGACCCCCGTAATGGTCTATTATGTGTGCTCTGTCCCTGTCCCTGTCCCTTCATAATTCCGCTGATAATTGGGAAACAGAAAGCAGCTGTCTTGCCAGAACCAGTCTGGGCACATGCCATCAAATCCCGCCCCGCAAGAGATATTGGGATGGCATTCCGCTGCACGGGCGTCGGTTTGACATACTTGCACCTCCGGATGTTCAGATTGAGTGCTTCCCCAAGGTCAATCTCTGCAAATGTATTCACAGGTGGAGGTACGTTATCCCCACTGGTATCCACCGGAATATCCTCATATGCATCAAAGTTAATCCCAGTGTTCTCCTGCTCACTGAAAACCTCCTCTGTTTCGTCATCATCACCAAATGGGTTAGCTTCCCTCTCTCTCCCACGGTCCCAGCCACCACCTCTGTTACCCCATCCTCCTACTCGACCACCTCCATACCCAGAACGAAAATCATTTTTGGAACCAGCCCAACGAGGTCCACCATACCCAGCTCGATCATTAGTTGAGGCAGGCCCAGAGTAAGCCGGAGCAGGTGGGTCTGAAGAGGCTGGCCGATTGCGGAGATGGGGAGGAACATATGCCGATCGTGCAAGTGCAGAAGTGTTACTAATACCCCCGTTGTTTGCAGACCCAGGAGCAGCATTATTAGTCCCAGAGTTTGCAGCCATATCCGCCCATGAAGTTGTCATGGTCAAATTGGAATTCCCCTCCACGGTCACTTGAAAATTCAATCAAACTTGAACCTCAGAAAGCTCAAAGAACAATAACTTTCTTCCAATCCCAGAAATGAAAAGCTCCAGCTATTCGAAATGGTTCTAATCTTTGATAATCAAATCGTGACAGGTATCTGCGTCAAAAACATGATCAGAAAATCATCCATTCCGATTCCATCATGACAAATACAGCAATAAAAAACAATTCCATCGTGACAAATACagcaatagaaaacaaaaaacagtaCTTAGGCTCCTCTTGGATATCAAAAAACGTAATAAAAGTCCCGGTAATTGAAAAAGTACAATGAAAAACACAGAACAAACTCGCTTCCTCcacagaaaagaagaagagagaaagcaaaaaaaGCGTCAAATTTTTCTTCAGGAGTCATGCAATTTGTGCACAGCCAAACAAACGTCAAATCCAACCTGATCTGCTAAGGCAGCTAAACGCAATCCACACCATAAAGGAATGCAACAACTTctctcaccaaaaaaaaatcacaaaacctAACCCGTCTTGAACACTTGGGCGCAAAATATGAACATCCAGAGATTCATGCATATCCACACGCACGGAGAAAGAGACAAGGAACCAACCTGATGAAGCAGCACGACAACAAAACCCTAACAATCGAAGCGATGTGTGTTGTTGTTGAAGATCCAGAATGGAAGAAACTAAAAACCCTTATATGCGCGACTCCGTGTATGTTAAGTATCCGCCAACACAAAAATATCTGctgttttctctctctataaactttttccttctctctctatgaacataaataattaaatactagttctttctcctcttttgtgcgccttttttttccctctttcttttctatttattttcttctcactttctttttctttttttttttttcaaatcaaattCGTCgaatctgtaaaaaaaaaaaaaatggacaaaagaaggaaaagaagttCAAGGCTGACCAAGGTAATCGATTGTATTACGCATACATATGTTCAATGTTGAATTCAAACTACAAAGTGAGtacaaacatatttctcaatattatttgagaaAAACAATCCAAACTCGTTCAATACCTTTTTTGTACTGTTTATGCGAttgtaaacaaaattttaaaagaaattttaaaattggCTAATGCGATTTTCTTTGTGTTATTCAAAGAGACTAGTCTTAGTACAAAGCATTGACTTTAATTAATTACCATTAAAATGTGGATTTTTTGCAAAAGTTTGGTTGTTTTTCATGATATATCATTAGTAGTTTaggaaattaatatatgtttctcAACCCTACACCTTATaagaaaaatatatgtttgtttttctacCCTTACGAACGGAAAATTTGTTGGGAGACACTATGCTTCAATTTCATGTAATCATCCTTATTGTATATGAAATTAAGTTGCctataaaaggaagaaaaatcaaattggCTGACAATGGGAAATCATCCTTATTTTAACATAGTTCTTAATTAGCAAGAATTAACTTTTAGATGGGGACCATCAAAACATAATACAACCAAATCAAGGCCAATTAAGTCTTTTGGGCATAGCCCAATCCAATTTTTTAAAAGTTCGGCCTCTGCCTAATCCAATTAAACAAAGTCGATCCAATAGAATGAAAATGTGCACAACTCCTAATTTGTAATTACAAAAACCAaataaagggcaaaaaaaaaaaaaaagcagtggCTGTTCTCTCAAAAAATACATCGGTTTCTCCACCACTGTTCctctttctctgtttctctAACTCCATATATCTCTAGATtttcagtctctctctctctagagatTCAGAGAAATATTGGGCTTGCTTTTTTACATATCTTGGGGATTAGTGGTCGTGGAGTGTAGGTTTAGGATTACGGAATTTGAAGGGATCTCGATCTGTTGTTGGAGTATTAGCGGAAGATGAGTTTGGATTCGGTCCCATCTAACTCTCATGGAAACCTGGACGAGCAGATTTCGCAGCTCATGCAGTGCAAGCCCCTGTCGGAGCAAGAGGTACGATTCACAATCTCTCGGTTCGTTTTCTTTATATCTTTGGTTATCTGGGCTTAGCTTTGTTCATTATATGGTGGGATTTGGGGCTTCGTATGTTCCTATCGGTTTCTTTTCTTAGAGTACCTGGAGGCTGGATCAGGATAGCTATTATTTTCTTGTGTGGTTTTGGTTTGTGCGTGTGTAATCCGTTTCTCTGACTGAATTGGGATTTCCTAGGATGGATCTGGGCGTGAGCTTGGAGGCGTCATGTAGTTCATTTTATAATTTTGATGATTCTATCAGATCCGTTCACGAATATGCTATGTAGACAGCCAGCTGtggtttctttgagttttgtaattttttaagcGATAAATTGGTCTAACAAATTGGGATAAGATGGAGCCAGTTCCAATAAATTGGAACCCAGGTACACTTTGTTTCTTTATGGCAGCTCAACCGAAGTGAGATAGACACTCTAGCCTATTAAGTGGGGGTGCTGGATGTGCCATCATGTGTTTGCTGTGGTACTTGAGGTGTTCTTTGTGGGCAATtcagattgattttttttccttttactttTCCTTTGCTCATAATTGGCCAATGTCCAAGAACTATGTTAAAATCATATTGAAGCATATATTTGAACGGGGTTGAGCTGATTAAATCCCTGTAAGAAGGCAGACTGTATGTTCAATTATTGTTTATTGTGTTGAAGATGCTGACAACTAAGCTTAATCCACCGATAtagtttttttaataattttttaatgggGTGATTGGGATTGGGGGAATGAATTTCCAGTTGGGGCATCATAGGTCTGTCTTTTTTCCCCAAAGTTTACCATTTAATTTTTGTGGTCATTTCTGCTTATGAAACTCATGGTTTTTGGGATGGGTTAGATGGGAATTGCGGGTTTGTCTTCTTTGGATTACCTAGGCAAATTGGAGGCTTTTTTTGTCGTCTTTTCTGGGTTTGTGTTCGTTGCTCAAGTATGTTGAAGTACCAATATATACTGCTGATGGTGGGTGGATGTGCAGATGCGTGTGGATCTGTTAGTCTTGAATAGGCAGTAATGTATCATCTATAATGCTTGAGGGATCTATTGACTGCATTCAGTATTTCTAAATGAAGCATTGATCCTTATAGTGGTTCTGTACTCTGAGGTCTGAAGTCTAGAGAACTGTTTAATAAAActtctgttatttttttttctcttttttgtagTAACTCATCTACTTCTATTTCTGCATCtacatcgtgcaatgtttttaAGCTCATGTTTGCATTTATCTATGTTTTTTCAGGTTAGGGTATTGTGTGACAAGGCTAAGGAGATTTTAATGGAAGAAAGCAATGTTCAGGTTTGCTTCCCAGTCCTCTTTGCTTGCGCTTAAGTTCGCATGTATAAATTCTTCAATAGGTGTTTTGTAAGTTTCAGTGTAGCCATGCTTTATTTTTGATGTGGTATTTTGAACTCAAGTgtaattgattttcattttcttactTTCAGCCGGTGAAAAGCCCTGTTACAATTTGTGGTGATACTCACGGGCAATTTCATGATCTTGCTGAGCTTTTTCGCATTGGAGGGAAGGTAATTATTATCCTATTGAAGCAATAGGTATTTTACTTTTATGCATGTGTTAGAATGGATCACTGCCTGAAATTATGCAAGTCATGAGAGCATAGGCCATATATTTCTGTAGGAATGCATACTCAATGTTAGACACTCCAATTCATGAGGAGCCATAATTCAAGTGGTTGGTACCTCACCAATGTTCCCTCAAGGTAGGGGTTAGAATCTCTATCCCCGAAAATTGGAAAAGAAACGTTAATCaattgagaagaaagaaaagtctTTCATTTCTATTATTGGGACTTGGGAGAGCCACTTGGGCTTCTAAGTACTGTGGGAACCAATGCCAATGTTTTATAGTGGTAACATGGATTTGTGGGAGAGAAATGAGTTTGTATACTCACTTTCCTTGGTTTTCTAGTTTTTTACTCAGCAATTTTTTCCCTGGCCAAATTTAGAGgcctttataatttatattaaggGTAATCTATGGTGTATATACTGACGATCGCAATAGCATTCAGTCATGGGCCCTCATTAttgtttttatcaatttttctaTTTTCGTATGTTGTTCATTTGGAGTTTGAAaatgtataggtttttttactTTGATATAAAACGGTGGTATTTTAAAATGGATCTGATGTGCTACTCCGAAATTGATATGTTTTATCTTTTGAAAAGTTGGAGCTTCTTTCTCTGGGTTGTTTTTGAATTGTTCTTGCATCCTGTCTTACCTTGTCTAATCTTGAGTGATATAACTGTTTGGTTATCTCATGGAATATCAAGATTTGTTGTTCCACTACTAATAGTTTTTTTTCGTTATTTTTTGGTTAGTGCCCAGATACAAACTATTTGTTCATGGGAGACTATGTTGACCGTGGCTACTACTCTGTTGAGACTGTAACGGTAAGCTTCAATTACTCTGTTTATCCCCCATGTCTTTGGTCATGTTCTTATTTTATTGGTTAGATTGTATGCAAAGTTGAGCAATCCCGTAACTGTAAGGTACACTGTTGTTCTGTCTTTACTCTTGAGATGTTTGTAGGAACAGACCGGAGTGTCttcacattttattttatcGTTTGGTTGAGGATTTAAATTTTCATGTGGTACTGACAAACTTAATTATTCAGCTGTTGGTAGCGTTGAAAGTGCGGTATCCTCAACGGATTACTATTCTGAGAGGAAATCATGAAAGTCGTCAGGTATGCTTGGATTGTTAGGTTGGGACTTTTTGTGGAATAGCTGCTCAATTCTTTATTCTCTCTTCTTGTCAACCTGGAACTATTTACTGATCAGCTGAAGATCAAAAAACTTTATGCCTGTTCTTCATTAATCATCAGGGTGCAAAGTTGTATTATCATTTTGCAGCTGCACTACAGTTTTATCTTTtccatattttaaattttttttataacagcatttgattttgattatagTGATTATTGCTTTATACTTTGCAATGCAGATTACTCAAGTATATGGGTTCTATGATGAATGCCTGAGGAAGTGAGTTTCATTGAGTTCTTGGTTTTCTAGGTTTACCATTTTATGTAATGAAGATATTACTATTGTCTGCAAGTCAAGTTGTAAAGCCCTaggtaatatttattttagcttgtaattttcatttttattgcaaagaatgaaaaaaaaaaaagtgaagctCTTGTATATAAGTTATGCGTAATTACAAGAATGGTTCCCTTATGAAGCAGTAGCACAAAtcgtaaacaacacccgtgaaCAAGGCTTCCGTAGTGGGGGACATGCAAGATAAACACAGACCTTacccctcacataatatgtggagaggttgtttccagaattgaacctgtaacctctaggttgcactctTGCAACTTTACTATTGGCCCATATGTTCGCGTATTATGAAGCaacaaataaagaagaaaatagaataaaagactTGATAGGAAGAGGTTTGCTGTAGAATATTTTCAGAGCAAGGAAGGTGAAAGTTCTTTGTAGATTCAAGTTGTTGCTGTCAATACTTTAGAACCATGTATGTATATCTATGACACACATTGGcgctttttattttattttattatattattggaATGTTTTTCGATTGTGATGAACTTCCTTTCATCAATCTGTTTGGTTGGGATGGACTTATTATGTATTTTGATATTACAGTATATGACATGGATAACAAAATTAAGGAAACTGAGAATTGATGTTATGTTACTTTAGATTTCTAAAGCCCAAGTTCTTCGAAAGACATTCTTGCTTGACAATAGGGACTGATGTGTCCTGTTTTGTTTCTAGGTATGGCAATGCCAATGTGTGGAAGATCTTCACCGATCTCTTTGACTATTTTCCACTAACAGCATTGGTTAGTATGgcatctatttattgttctttaatATTTCTGACAATGtaattgagacttgagagtaTTGCTGGATGCTGGTATGTggagagaaaagaagagagaacaaGAACAATCAGGAATTTGTAACTTtacatttctttttttgtggcCCAAGTGGTGGGGATCGACCTTGGGCCACAGAGTCCAATGGGAATCAGGTTTCTCTAGTAGGGATTTGTATGTTAACATGGTGTTATTTTTCTTGTAAAGGTTGAATCAGAAATATTTTGTCTCCACGGTGGATTGTCCCcttccattgaaacccttgatAACATACGTAATTTTGACCGCGTGCAAGAAGTACCTCATGAAGGTCCAATGTGTGACCTTCTTTGGTCTGACCCAGATGATCGTTGTGGCTGGGGTATCTCACCTAGAGGTGCCGGATATACTTTTGGCCAGGTAGTGGCTTTCTCTTTCTCCACTGTCATAATCTTGTTTTTTGCAGCCTCGAATCATTGTGCACTTTCCTGGTCTGCTAATCTTTATTCTTCTTGCAGGATATATCTGAACAATTTAATCACGCAAATAACTTAAAGCTGATTGCGAGGGCTCACCAATTGGTCATGGAAGGATACAACTGGGGTCATGTAACTACAACCTTTCCCTCTGGATGCTCTTTCATATTTTCTTGGTTGGATGGTTAATTCAATCAATTCTGCATTTCTTTGATAGGAACAAAAGGTGGTAACTATATTCAGTGCGCCTAACTACTGTTATCGATGTGGAAACATGGCCTCTATCCTTGAAGTTGATGACTGCAAGGGGCACACATTTATCCAGGTCTTTATTTCTCCCTGCCTCTCATTTTTACTAGTCTGTGGGCAATATTAGGCATCAGAAGtttgaaaatattcaaaaaactTTATGAATTTGCAGTTTGAGCCGGCTCCTAGGAGGGGAGAGCCAGATGTGACCCGGAGGACTCCTGACTATTTCCTATGAGGAAATCGACCTCAGTGTTACCGTATTCTTGGTAGCCATGGTATCCACCGACTGTTTTACTCATCGACAGGTATTTTAAATCTAAAGACTACATTCTGGTAGTGGTTGGGCAACAAGATACATGTAAGATGGGCAGGTGAGGCTTCGTTGCTTTGATTGTTTATTTGAATTGGTTGAGTTTTCCACAAAGGGGAAGCAGCGGAGCTGGCCTTGCCAAAGCAACATATGTACAATTTTCAGCGAACAATCGGTCATCTTtatgtttaatgaaaatatgtaTAGGAAATTCTCCTGAAGCAAATGGAGCATTCGTGGTGTCATTGTAAAAATTACTTGGATTACGTAATGAAAAAGTGGTGAAGCTCTGAAGAAATCAAACGAGTAATTCTAAATGTGAATGTATTTTTAGTAAGtcgaacatatatatacatttatatagtTGTATATTACTGTGGGACCCAAACCAGAGTCAAATCATCTATCGTTCTATCAATAACGCAGATGAACCAAAGGAACAATGTATTTCACTTAATCTCCTTTGGACCGAGTGGGAGGGGCTTCAATGCTGCCAAAACAACAGCCACTTTGCATGCTATGAATCCCATCATACCAACCAAGAGATCTTTTGGCGTCAATGTCATCGAAACATCTCCCGAACCATATCTCACTGCTAGCAAAGTGAACCCTACTGCCAATGCTATGCCTGATAATGGGCTCTTGAATCCTCCAAATTGTTGATCAGACCCACTTGGTCTATCAGAATCTGATGGTGGAACCGGCAATCCATCGACGGACCTCTGCAACAGCAACAAATAAAGAAATCCGCCAATCCCGCCAAGTAAGAATGCAAAAGCAGCATTGTCTCCAGCAGATAAGTTTGCAATAGTTGTACCGGTAGAAATAAGCATGGCATCGTAGAGTAACAATGATGACTTTAAATCTGCATACTCTTTCATGCTTTCCTCATTAGAAATGCTGAAACTATCTAATGATGTTAATTGGGAAATGGTCTTTCTACTCAGCAGGGTAAATGGATCATCACCAGATATTTCAGAAACATGGCAAGGTCTAAGTTCCACCATCGATAGGTTGCTTCCCTCTCCAAGCAATAAATCGTCAACTTCAAATTTATACTCGAAGCCAATATACTGAATCTTTCCAGCATCAATGTCTTCCTTCAAGGCTTGACTAGCACTAATGATGATCAAGCTGACACCGCCTAGTCTCCATTGACCTATAGAAAAACAAAGCGTAAAAATTGGCCATCGATACAATCATCTAGCTGAGCATTATCAAATATTCAGTTAATTAACAGTCTTGCAGTTAAAGAAACAAGTCATCTTAAAAAGATAATTGCAATCCTATATCAATCCAACTAGAATAACTGAAAGAAATataggaaatgatttttcatGCCAAGAGCTTATTACACTTTAAGCAATAATGTATACTAGTTTCTCGTGTATTCTCCGCAGTTGAGACAGAAAACATTGAATAACATCTTCAGAACAACAAATTTTCCTTAAAGACTAACCTGATTCAACACAGACCCAAAGAGCATCAACTCGACCTAGTTTAGGTCCTTCAAAGGTAAATGAATCAATGGAACCGCCTTGGAAATGGATAATGTCAGCATCAGAACCAACTACGTCCTCTAGTTCTGCATAAAGAGTTGCTGAAGCTGAAGGAATCCTCTGCAATATTGAGTCACCATTCTGATCTATAAAGCATAAGATTATTCCAGCGTTTAAGTTGCTCAAACCGGAGCCATACATACTACTTGTCTGTAGCTCAACCTTGTATGACCACCGAAATTCAGCCCCACTAAATGATGTGTGTGGAATATTCTCTTCTATGACTTCTCTGCAGAATTTTGCTTCTGAGACTGGTAAGAGACGCAACGGTCTTGCATATCCCTGAAAATCTGAAACAAATGCTCATTACATAGTGCACCAATCAAGCGATTATCGAGTCTCTTGTGGAACTACATGAAAAGCGATATGAATGGACAATAATTCTTAATGAAAGGGACAAAAAGAAACTTTTCAATTTAATCAGCAAAATAATTTCCCAAACCTCCAGTTGCAGAAAAACAATATAGGTGAAGAAATTCTGATGTCCTAACATAAGTATCCAACAAAAGTACATGCTTCATGAAACTAGAATAGGCATGGGTCTTTGTTTGCAAACAAAAGAAGAACAGCTTGTTTAACAACCAGACAGTGTGGTGCATCAAATTCCTCACTGTATTAACTGTTTTATATAGCTTCCCATCAATTCCTTTCACAAATTCAAAAACTACCATCATCTTtgagaaaggaagaaaagagacgCACGGAGCCTATTATCAAGATAATCAACAAACACACATGAAGTTCTGCGTACTTTTAATTAGCAAATAATTTCTCAATAAAAGCTGTACCTCGAAAAAAATTGGATTGTTTGGAGAAATTAAGAGCACCAAGTCCAAAACGACCGCACTGGAGATGAATCCTTCTTGTTCTTACATGCTTGTGGATTGGGAATAATTGGGGGTTTCGATTTGTTTGTCTATGATTACCTGCGAAGACAACATGACTCAGTGACGCCGTCTCCATCTGAGAGAGTGGCCGGAGAGGACGCCTGGACTCAGATATTTCACACAGAGCGAGCACCGGCTCAAGAAATTGTCTGGGCAAACGACATCGTTTTGAGCAAGTGCCCCACTTCTAAATATTCTTTGAAAAGCAATGgagctttttttaaaaaaaaattattattattatttatggatagaGATTTTGTTTAAAGGATGGAGAACTACCTATTACTGACAAGCACCAATTGTTTTGATTTAAATTGATCAGATTTAACATGATGAATTTATCCATATAagcctgtttcaaaaaaaaatgtaaaaaaagaaagaaaaaggagtgTCAGCATCGTAATTAACGCTAAACACAGGGTCATTGTTGCTCGTTGGACATGTCGTAAAAGGGCAACTTAACGGTGCGAATTGGGAGCAAGAAATTGGCGTGCGGAGAAATTCTCTTTGTTCATTCTCTCTTGCGACCTTCGACGCCTCTCTCTCATGGATGGCTCTCTTCGATCACTCTAGCGTATCTGATCCCTTCGTTTTCTACTCTTCGATCACTCTCTGCTATCTGATCCCTTCGTTTTATACTCTTATATTTCAGCGAAGTTTCTTTCGAGAAATGGCAGGCTAACCTAGTTTTGTTGTCGGTGATGACGGCTTTACGATCCCGGAGCCACAAATCTTCTGCGTGGTTTGTATCTCCACTATCTGCAGATCTATCACTAATTACTGCTCTTATCGTTTTTCTTCTGTCGTTTTTGTTTGTGCGGTGCCCGTAGTTTTTCGTAATTAGGTTAGATCTATGTTTCTTCACTCTGTTCGCAATTTAGATTTATGTCTTGTTCTATTGGTCCCGTACTATTGGTCTCGTAATTGCTAGTGTTAATGAGCTTGTGCTGTTTTAGTCTATGCTGTTACTCAATCGATATCTGATCTCTTCGTTTTCTACTCTTCTATCTCAGCGAAGTTCCTTTCGAGAAATGACAGGCAAAACCTAGTTGTCGTCGGTGATGACGGATTTACAATCCCGGTGCCGTAAATCTTCTGCGTGTGTTTTGTATCTTGTAACATGTAAGTCCACTATCTTCAGATCTGTCACTAATAAGTGCTTCTGTCGTTTTTCTTCTATCGTTTTTGTTTGGTGCAGTGCCGGTAGCTTTACGTAATTAGGTTAGATGGTCTGTATCTTGTTCTATTGGTCTCATGCTTGCTAGTGTTAATGAGCTTGAGCTGTTTAGTCTTATGCTATTGAAGTACTCAATGTATtgatttgtgaatttttttttttaaatatatatgcaATCTTCCACTTTGTATCAATATCATGTAAAATCTCGTTGCATGTTTGTtgctttttaaaatttagtCCTGTTTCGTAGCACTTGATGATTAAATGTTGGTAGATTTGTTTAGACTTAGTATATTGCAACGTGGTAATACTTGAGACCATCTCCTAAGTGATTCTTTTACAAAGCCAGAACTC
Protein-coding regions in this window:
- the LOC119997301 gene encoding DEAD-box ATP-dependent RNA helicase 37-like → MTTSWADMAANSGTNNAAPGSANNGGISNTSALARSAYVPPHLRNRPASSDPPAPAYSGPASTNDRAGYGGPRWAGSKNDFRSGYGGGRVGGWGNRGGGWDRGREREANPFGDDDETEEVFSEQENTGINFDAYEDIPVDTSGDNVPPPVNTFAEIDLGEALNLNIRRCKYVKPTPVQRNAIPISLAGRDLMACAQTGSGKTAAFCFPIISGIMKGQGQGQSTHNRPLRGSRTAFPLALILSPTRELSCQIHEEAKKFSYQTGVRVVVAYGGAPINQQLRDLERGVDILVATPGRLVDLLERARVSLQMIRYLALDEADRMLDMGFEPQIRKIVQHSDMPPQGVRQTMLFSATFPKEIQRLASDFLSNYIFLAVGRVGSSTDLIVQRVEFVHESDKRSHLMDLLHAQRTNGVQGKQSLTLVFVETKKGADSLEHWLSVNGFPATTIHGDRSQQEREQALRSFKTGITPILVATDVAARGLDIPHVAHVVNFDLPNDIDDYVHRIGRTGRAGKTGLATAFFNENNGSLAKSLSDLMLEANQEVPAWLSRFAVRSYGGGRNRRSGGGRFGSRDFRRDSSFTKGGSDYYGGGYSSGSGLGASSGYGGGYGPGVTSAWD
- the LOC119997330 gene encoding serine/threonine-protein phosphatase PP2A-2 catalytic subunit-like; this encodes MSLDSVPSNSHGNLDEQISQLMQCKPLSEQEVRVLCDKAKEILMEESNVQPVKSPVTICGDTHGQFHDLAELFRIGGKCPDTNYLFMGDYVDRGYYSVETVTLLVALKVRYPQRITILRGNHESRQITQVYGFYDECLRKYGNANVWKIFTDLFDYFPLTALVESEIFCLHGGLSPSIETLDNIRNFDRVQEVPHEGPMCDLLWSDPDDRCGWGISPRGAGYTFGQDISEQFNHANNLKLIARAHQLVMEGYNWGHEQKVVTIFSAPNYCYRCGNMASILEVDDCKGHTFIQFEPAPRRGEPDVTRRTPDYFL
- the LOC119997329 gene encoding uncharacterized protein LOC119997329 produces the protein METASLSHVVFAGNHRQTNRNPQLFPIHKHVRTRRIHLQCGRFGLGALNFSKQSNFFRDFQGYARPLRLLPVSEAKFCREVIEENIPHTSFSGAEFRWSYKVELQTSSMYGSGLSNLNAGIILCFIDQNGDSILQRIPSASATLYAELEDVVGSDADIIHFQGGSIDSFTFEGPKLGRVDALWVCVESGQWRLGGVSLIIISASQALKEDIDAGKIQYIGFEYKFEVDDLLLGEGSNLSMVELRPCHVSEISGDDPFTLLSRKTISQLTSLDSFSISNEESMKEYADLKSSLLLYDAMLISTGTTIANLSAGDNAAFAFLLGGIGGFLYLLLLQRSVDGLPVPPSDSDRPSGSDQQFGGFKSPLSGIALAVGFTLLAVRYGSGDVSMTLTPKDLLVGMMGFIACKVAVVLAALKPLPLGPKEIK